The Acidipropionibacterium virtanenii DNA segment CCACCTACTCCATCACCGCGGAGCGCGAGCAGAAGGTCTCCTTCGGCGGGCCCTACTTCATCGCCGGCCAGGACCTCCTGGTGAAGGCCGACAACAAGGACATCACCGGCCCGGACTCCCTCGACGGCAAGAAGCTGTGCTCGGTGACCGGCTCGACCTCGGCCCAGAAGATCAAGGACAGCTACTCCTCGAAGGTCGACCTGCAGGAGTACGACACCTACTCCAAGTGCGTCGCCGCCCTGTCGGCGGGCACCATCGACGCCGTCACCACCGACGACATCATCCTCGCCGGATTCGCCTCCCAGTCCCAGTACAAGGGCAAGCTGAAGGTCGTCGGCAAGCCGTTCACCACCGAGAAGTACGGCGTCGGCATCAAGAAGGGCGACACCGCCCTGGCCAAGAAGGTCAACGCCTCGGTCAAGAAGATGATCGACGACGGCTCATGGGAGAAGGCGCTGAAGGCCAACACCCCGGAGTTCAGCTACAACAAGAAGGTCAACCCGCCGAACCCGACGTCGGGGCAGTGAGCCTGAGCTCCCGAAGTTCCCGTCCCCACACCCCCGCCCGGCCGGCATCAAGGCCCGTGCCGGGCGGGGGTTCCCGTCCTCTCACCTCGGAGGTGATCAATGTCCGGCCTGACCGAGCTGATGCGCCAGTATGACGTCCTG contains these protein-coding regions:
- a CDS encoding glutamate ABC transporter substrate-binding protein; its protein translation is MSLRKVAAAVGAAALSLSLLSGCVAGSDDSSSGSGDSSSGGSITIGIKYDQPGLGLKDGSSYKGFDVDVATYVAKDLGYSSVKFVETPSAQRETMLQSGQVKMIFATYSITAEREQKVSFGGPYFIAGQDLLVKADNKDITGPDSLDGKKLCSVTGSTSAQKIKDSYSSKVDLQEYDTYSKCVAALSAGTIDAVTTDDIILAGFASQSQYKGKLKVVGKPFTTEKYGVGIKKGDTALAKKVNASVKKMIDDGSWEKALKANTPEFSYNKKVNPPNPTSGQ